Part of the Toxotes jaculatrix isolate fToxJac2 chromosome 1, fToxJac2.pri, whole genome shotgun sequence genome, TGAGATATGTTGCATGGGACACAAGATAACTCTTTAAAACAAAAGTATTTTAGATCTGGCACCTTGGTTGGATTTAAAGCAGTATTGACATTCTTAATAGCTTCCTCAAAATtttcttcatcctctgggacACCATTCTCATTCTTCAGGATCcctaaagaaacacaaaataggGATAAATAACAGACAAGACTTAGTTACACATCCAACTCACTGAACTTATAGGCAACTACGATATAAAGGTCCATAGATACCTTCTCGAATAAACTGTCTGAaggcctctttctctttgtaatTTTTTGGTGGTTGACAGTTATGCTATaaagacaaagcagagacaTTTGAATGTACAGCAACACTAACAAAAACACTCaagaaaaaacatcagtgatgGAGTCTTTGTCATAGAAAATCTACTGTACCTCACTGAGCCATTTCTCCAGGTATTTAGCAACAATGACAACCCACGGCGTGTGACTGTGATCctacagattaaataaaaaatggaatATTATCAGTTGTGTAAAGGCAGGTTGGTTTAATGTTTAAGGTGtttaatgtgcacacacaaatgtgccaGCACCAAAGTTCACACCTTCTTGTCCATGGTGTCAAGGTCGTAGGACTGAATGTGGTTCTTGAATTCGCCAAAAGGCTGGTCTAACCTCAGGTCCTCCAAGGCGTTGTCTGGGTGAGATTCAATCACTGAAGAGAAAAGCGGAAAATGTCAATTTATGTTAAACAAATTTCAAATTATACATACAAACTACAAGCCACAGTGAAATAGCCATGTACCAAAAACAAGCTGATGAGATGTCAATAATCTCATATAAATGactaaataatataatttatgacattttacttATTACAGTGCTGCATTTGCAATTTCACTGGTTTCTGCTTTACTGTGAACTGAAAGTCTTTGTAAAAATGTAACaataattaaaagttaaaataaatttttttactttattaagTCATTTAGTCATTTAAAGTATCATATTAAGAAATCAAGTGGAATTTAGGATAAATGCTGGGAAACTAACCTGTATGCTCCTGCACCACTAGTCTCATGTAGCCGATGAGGCCGTAGGTTTTACAGACTAGGAAAGGTACCGAGGCACTCCACAAGACTGCGCCCAGCCTCAAACATGTGCTGTTGAATTAAttagacagagaagaaaacaacaacaaatcaagCCAATGGAAAAACAATTTCTGCAAAATATGTAAACTATTTCTAAAAAGTTAAAGGTAGAAATCTTTTCACTAATTACAACAACTGAACAggtgaaaacaatgtgtttttggCTGGATGGGAATTACAAGGTCCTTGCTCCTGCACTTGCAGCATGTGCAAACAAATGTTCCTCAAGCACAAACAAGTTGCTTCATCGTATTTTGAAACTCAAGCCCAGCCACCGCGCTAAATGCCTTGATCCTTGATAGAATGCAAAAAGTTTAGATATTTCTTTGGAATATCACTGAAAATTCTAGTTCAGAAAACTATAGGCTGATTTCTCATTAATTAGTGTGCTACAATAACAGCTAAGAGTCAAGATTAACTATATTTCATACCTTTCTGGCAAATGGACACCGATGACTATGGTAAACCTGTGGAAAAACTCTGGATCGTTGTCCAGAAGTTTGTCTGGGCTCTGCAGGagtaacagaaaatacaagGGTGACATTTTTTactatttaaatgtgttttagtgtgATGTAAATATTGTCATTGTTATCATGTGTGTTATCATTTCCTACTGAAGCTTACTGAAATACTTTCTGTGAAACCATCTGTGGCACCATTTCAAAACCTACACAATACCAACCTCCTCAACAAAGTTTCCAGAGACGTCACTGTTCAGTTCTTGTAGCAGCTCAGTGGCAGCCTGTGCTCTGTTCTGCAATGTAAGAGGTCGGGGCTCACAGAATTATGCAAACATATTGCACTTACATTCCttataaaaatactaaaaatgaCTCTAAAAAAtatgttcatttatttcagtaaatAGTTCATACCTTTCCAATGCTGTTGTGGCTAAGGAAAAAGCTGCAAGACAAGATTAAGAGGTCCATGAATGCACAAGTAAAACTAAGCAGTAAAACTAACAAATTATTTTAAGCATATCTCAGCTTTCAAAGAAAGACTTCTGTCTTACTTGTTTCCAACATCTTCCCCAGAAACTGTGTGTCCGTCAACTATGGTGAACGCTCCAATACCTGACAAAGAGATGAAGTAATTCAATCAGAAAGATGCTTTCATCAGCACCTGTAGCATCAGAGCCACATCTGTTTACCTGGAAGTACCAGGTTCTTCAGTATCTCTGTTCCAGTTGCTGTGGCGTTGATGAGACAAACATGTGCAttctccagtgtttcctgaCCATGGTCACCCCACAGTCTGAAAGTACACAACGTAACATGGGACATGTGTTTCTAGCTAGtgatacaaataaaacattctcaaccgctgtaaaaacacatttagccCCTGGCTTAGCTGGTGGATGACAGCTTCAACAGCAGTCAGTGCCCTGTTGTTACACTCACTTAACCATCAAATGcagtctatatatatataaaacatcaGGGCTTGTCATTAGACAAGCTGGCAACTGTGATAGgcaaacaaacaccaaacacaaacacagagcaacacatcCCATTAACGTTATAGCTGATATGTTagctgttttcactgtaacGCACACAGCaagctaacgctagctaacgttagcattcATGCCTCGCCAATGTTTCTACTGTGACCGATCACATAAAATGCTCACAACATTTAGGAAAAGCAGTTTTAAAAATGGCCGTTAAGAAATCCGCAGTATTACGTAAAGGTACCTGAGCTGCCTGTCGTATTTCTGTTCTTTGGCGGCTTTGGTGGCTGCCATGGTTTCTTTCCAATGACTGTTGTTGCTCTTCTTCTGTGATGTTTAACGGCAGTTGGCATCCAAATAGTTGCATTACTGCCACCCTCCGGAGTCAGTCAGCTCTTACATTTGCCCGATCCACACTGTTTACTACTTCTCCACTCCCGTAGTCAAGTGAAGTCAACccagttttatttgtaaagcGCAAAGTCATAACAGAAGTGATCTCAGGGTACTTTTCACCTTGAGCAGGTGTAGACCATACTCTTTATAGTTTCTGGTGTCTGACACTGCTCACAGAGACTGGTTGGATGCTTCCCTAAagtatgaatattaatatgtCCTTTACCTGATGTTGACACAAcctcttctctcctgtttcttcCCCTGGATCTTACACTGCTTACTGTACTTTGAATTGGATGCAAATGTCTTTCCCTCTTGTCTCCTGCTCCCAGTGCTGTTGCCATACCCTGTTGATATTTTTTCCATATGATGTCCTTTTGCTCTTGAGTAAATTGGTCTTATTTTGAATAGCAAATTCTGACAACAATTTGACAACAATTGTACACGcccagtggcggttctacattgaactactccctgggcgacccccccccccccaaaaagaaaagacatttaacacaaacagcaatgttttaacaatatctatataacaatctccaactccaacattgccaaaacagtttagaaattaaagttatcagaaattaaatacatatactctatatacataaaagtggcaaaaatatacacaatcacacataacaacagcagagaataacaataatacaaaataaaaacaatatgatttcattattttggaataataaagaaaataaaagaataatatacaaataaaatatagaataaatattctaaatagcacaaatccttcatcacacaaatgaaaacacactaaaggaactCAAATATACCACtattaacaaaaactaacaaacaaaacctaaaactaaaacctggcctttctggccttccttgatgcaaaatcatcaataatgtcatcatatgaaacctgctaccatattgagtgattgatactgatgacagcaaggctagtgagccattcctgacacatggttaacctcaggtacgacttgatcaacatcagctttgaaaagctcctctctgcttgagccacagtgactggcagAGTAAGTACAATCCTgagagcaggattatcagaaaaacaaaaccgtgcaggaattataggcctgtatttataatatgaatgaaatgtgcgttatttggaagaaagtcgagGTGACTTTCGCCCAATAATTCCATTAGAGAACtggaccccccaccccccatccgTTCTGtttgggagagacccagaggtgaactgcacccccctcctctttcccctcttcacacagcttctgagcacggcaccttctcagcaagcaagaGCACCTGAAGGGGGCGCCAATTTACCAaatccccacacagtaatatgatagataatagaaaaccatttagcggcgcagatgattttttttttcacgtggtggTGCCGCCCCCCATGAGATGCCGCGTGACATAAATGGTTTGGCATTCATTTAGCTTGTTTACATTACATTGGTAAAA contains:
- the nae1 gene encoding NEDD8-activating enzyme E1 regulatory subunit, with protein sequence MAATKAAKEQKYDRQLRLWGDHGQETLENAHVCLINATATGTEILKNLVLPGIGAFTIVDGHTVSGEDVGNNFFLSHNSIGKNRAQAATELLQELNSDVSGNFVEESPDKLLDNDPEFFHRFTIVIGVHLPESTCLRLGAVLWSASVPFLVCKTYGLIGYMRLVVQEHTVIESHPDNALEDLRLDQPFGEFKNHIQSYDLDTMDKKDHSHTPWVVIVAKYLEKWLSEHNCQPPKNYKEKEAFRQFIREGILKNENGVPEDEENFEEAIKNVNTALNPTKVPSTVEDLFNSEQCNNITAQSPAFWVMLRAVKEFVHNEGNGSLPVRGTIPDMIADSQKFINLQNVYREKAMQDAAAVSKHVECQMQSIGKPPESISEKDIKLFCKNASFLRVVRCRSLAEEYSVDTVNRDEITSCMDSPDSEMVFYLMLRAVDRFYQQHSRYPGVYNYQVEEDISKLKLCVNSLLQEYSLNVNIKDDYIHEFCRYGAAEPHTVAAFLGGSAAQEAIKIISHQFVPFCNTFIYNAMSQTSATLQL